A window of the candidate division KSB1 bacterium genome harbors these coding sequences:
- a CDS encoding cold-shock protein, with protein MEKGKVKWFSKTKGYGFITREGGGDVFVHYKAIVGEGFRALEKDQEVTFEIEEGPKGPQAANVRVA; from the coding sequence ATGGAAAAGGGCAAAGTGAAGTGGTTTAGCAAGACCAAGGGCTACGGCTTTATCACCCGCGAAGGGGGTGGAGACGTCTTCGTGCACTACAAGGCCATCGTGGGCGAAGGGTTCAGGGCCCTGGAGAAAGACCAGGAGGTTACTTTCGAGATCGAGGAGGGACCGAAGGGACCACAAGCCGCCAACGTGCGAGTCGCGTGA
- a CDS encoding septal ring lytic transglycosylase RlpA family protein: protein MRAQERVQRATRDLVVGAGVVLAVLIWSCTPAPRTYWPQANSGERPYRGSLFGPSPSRSRVQEGLCSWVGKEFEGKRMSNGEPYEPLEMTAAHRHLRMGTVVRVTNLNNGRSVRVVIKDRGPWVNGRLIDVSYGAAHRLGMVTQGVVPVTVEVIGDIRDPNVTVDERLVEATPKQSEWLGKAVQGFERLVDWVLSKN, encoded by the coding sequence ATGAGAGCGCAAGAGAGGGTGCAGAGAGCCACACGTGACCTCGTCGTGGGGGCAGGTGTAGTGCTGGCGGTGCTCATCTGGTCATGCACACCGGCCCCGAGAACATATTGGCCCCAAGCCAACAGCGGCGAGCGACCGTACCGCGGGAGCCTTTTTGGCCCCAGTCCGAGCAGAAGTAGGGTTCAGGAGGGACTCTGTTCATGGGTGGGGAAGGAATTCGAGGGCAAGCGAATGAGTAACGGCGAGCCCTACGAGCCGCTGGAGATGACGGCGGCGCATCGCCATCTTCGCATGGGCACCGTCGTGCGGGTGACCAACTTGAACAACGGCCGAAGCGTGCGGGTGGTCATCAAGGATCGTGGCCCATGGGTTAACGGCCGCCTCATCGACGTCTCCTACGGCGCAGCACATCGGCTTGGCATGGTCACCCAGGGGGTTGTGCCGGTGACGGTAGAGGTCATCGGCGACATTCGCGACCCAAACGTCACGGTGGATGAGCGCCTGGTGGAAGCCACGCCCAAGCAGTCTGAGTGGCTGGGGAAGGCGGTGCAAGGTTTTGAACGACTCGTCGATTGGGTCTTGAGCAAGAACTGA
- a CDS encoding phosphatase PAP2 family protein, translating to MPHWALRLDVAIFYLVNVRLASPQFDVIMPFLTDIDNWRLVIALGLLALLILGGKKGRICALLLIVTITLTDQTSSSLIKPLVERARPCSALPGVRLLVGCSGAFSFPSSHATNLFGAASLLSRFYPALWPIFFTIATMVAYSRTYAGVHYPSDVLGGALLGVLCAWLVTASTRPLVSRILRQG from the coding sequence ATGCCCCACTGGGCCCTGCGGCTCGACGTCGCCATCTTTTACCTGGTCAACGTGCGACTCGCAAGTCCCCAGTTCGATGTCATCATGCCCTTCCTCACTGACATCGACAACTGGCGACTGGTCATTGCCCTGGGGTTGCTTGCACTCCTCATTCTTGGCGGCAAGAAGGGCAGAATTTGCGCCCTCTTGCTCATCGTCACGATCACCCTCACTGACCAGACGAGTAGCAGTCTAATCAAACCGCTTGTTGAGCGAGCGCGGCCGTGCAGCGCGCTTCCGGGGGTACGGCTCCTGGTTGGTTGCTCTGGCGCCTTTTCTTTCCCTTCCTCACACGCCACCAACCTTTTTGGTGCAGCCTCACTCCTCTCGCGCTTCTATCCTGCGCTCTGGCCCATCTTCTTCACGATAGCCACCATGGTCGCGTATTCGCGCACTTACGCGGGCGTCCACTATCCGTCGGATGTGCTCGGCGGTGCCCTCCTTGGTGTGCTCTGCGCCTGGCTGGTCACTGCCTCGACGCGTCCTTTGGTCTCCCGCATCCTGCGACAGGGATAG